Proteins encoded in a region of the Carassius auratus strain Wakin chromosome 21, ASM336829v1, whole genome shotgun sequence genome:
- the fgf1b gene encoding fibroblast growth factor 1b, giving the protein MNERDITAFTLLPTTTEQKEPKHNSLQKLYCRNGGYHLRIQPNGTVDASRQENDVYTLLKVKAVKAGLVAIRGHETGLYLAMDKYGKLYGTVMLNDECYFIEKMEENHYNTYRSQWYQESGDWYVGIRKNGWAKNGSKTHKGQNAIYFLPIPVDGSIQ; this is encoded by the exons ATGAACGAGCGGGATATCACCGCTTTCACACTTCTACCGACGACCACCGAGCAGAAAGAGCCCAAACACAACTCTCTGCAAAAACTTTACTGCAGGAATGGAGGATACCATCTCCGGATCCAACCTAACGGGACTGTGGACGCGAGTCGACAAGAGAACGACGTTTACA CTCTTTTAAAGGTAAAAGCAGTGAAAGCAGGATTAGTGGCCATTAGGGGTCATGAGACTGGACTATACCTGGCAATGGACAAATATGGAAAACTTTACGGCACT GTCATGTTGAACGATGAGTGTTACTTCATTGAGAAGATGGAGGAGAACCACTACAACACATACCGCTCACAGTGGTATCAGGAGAGCGGAGACTGGTACGTGGGCATCAGAAAGAATGGATGGGCGAAAAACGGCTCCAAAACACACAAGGGCCAAAATGCAATCTACTTCCTGCCAATTCCAGTGGATGGCAGCATACAGTAA